In the genome of Gloeotrichia echinulata CP02, one region contains:
- the dnaG gene encoding DNA primase, protein MQIPRLHPDTIEEIKQRADIVDVISEYVVLRRRGKDFVGSCPFHDEKTPSFTVSQTKQMYYCFGCQAGGNAIKFLMDLGKRSFAEVVLDLARRYQVPVQTLEPEQRQELQRQLSLREQLYEVLATTANFYQHALRQSQGQKALQYLGSDRLLKEETIQQFGLGYAPASWETLSRYLVETKHYPAQLVEKAGLIKPRKEGGGYYDVFRDRLMIPIRDVQGRVIAFGGRTLTDEQPKYLNSPETELFSKGKTLFALDQAKAGISQLDQAVVVEGYFDAIALHAAGINNAVASLGTALSLEQVKLVLRYSESKQLVLNFDADKAGTNAAERAIGEIAELAYKGEVQLKILNIPDGKDADEYLHTHTTEDYRQLLANAPLWLNWQIEQIIQDRDLKQATEFQQVMQQMVKLLKRIEANEARKSYVAYCAQILSLGDAGLVRLREENLETQLAGGVSVTRQQKAITANVKNYLARQSPALPRDRSLLEQAEGLLLRIYLHCPEQRQAIMDELEARNLEFSLSHHRFLWQNILESTVEQLDLISNLQNIYLELVEDLELISHLFHLSEKHQKDILRTPHVVQAAIACMERVFREKRYRHFLELWEQTDPYTEPERWQSYYQAFYTEKLRLQELDRQRLFSINDLL, encoded by the coding sequence ATGCAAATTCCCCGCTTGCACCCTGATACAATTGAGGAAATTAAACAACGTGCTGATATCGTGGATGTCATATCAGAATACGTTGTTTTACGTAGACGAGGCAAGGATTTTGTGGGTTCTTGTCCTTTCCACGATGAAAAAACTCCTAGCTTTACCGTCAGTCAGACTAAGCAAATGTATTATTGCTTCGGGTGTCAGGCTGGGGGAAATGCGATAAAATTTTTGATGGACTTGGGGAAGCGCTCCTTTGCGGAAGTGGTGCTGGATTTAGCAAGACGTTACCAAGTACCTGTGCAAACCCTGGAACCTGAACAAAGGCAAGAATTACAGCGTCAACTGTCTTTACGTGAACAATTATATGAAGTTTTGGCAACAACGGCAAACTTTTATCAACATGCTTTGAGACAATCTCAAGGACAGAAGGCTTTACAGTATCTTGGTAGCGATCGCCTACTCAAAGAGGAAACAATACAGCAATTTGGCTTAGGTTATGCACCCGCAAGTTGGGAAACCCTTTCGCGCTATCTGGTAGAAACTAAACACTATCCAGCGCAATTGGTCGAAAAAGCGGGATTGATTAAACCACGCAAGGAAGGGGGCGGTTATTATGATGTGTTTCGCGATCGCCTGATGATTCCCATTCGTGATGTCCAAGGGCGTGTCATTGCTTTTGGTGGTAGAACTCTGACTGATGAGCAACCCAAGTATCTAAATTCACCGGAAACGGAACTATTTAGTAAGGGTAAAACATTATTTGCTCTGGATCAAGCCAAAGCCGGAATTTCCCAACTTGATCAAGCTGTGGTGGTCGAGGGATATTTTGATGCGATCGCCCTCCATGCTGCTGGTATCAATAATGCCGTTGCTTCCCTGGGTACTGCTTTAAGTTTGGAACAAGTCAAGCTAGTATTACGTTATAGTGAATCTAAACAATTAGTCCTCAACTTTGACGCTGATAAAGCTGGGACAAATGCTGCAGAACGGGCGATTGGAGAAATTGCCGAACTAGCATATAAGGGCGAAGTGCAGCTAAAAATTCTCAACATTCCCGATGGTAAAGATGCTGATGAGTACTTGCATACTCACACAACAGAAGACTATCGGCAACTTTTAGCAAATGCGCCACTGTGGCTAAATTGGCAGATTGAGCAAATTATTCAAGATCGTGATTTAAAACAGGCTACCGAATTTCAGCAAGTTATGCAACAGATGGTAAAATTGCTGAAGCGAATAGAAGCCAACGAAGCACGTAAATCATATGTCGCCTACTGTGCCCAAATCCTGAGCTTAGGCGATGCTGGACTTGTGCGTTTGCGAGAAGAGAATTTAGAAACTCAACTGGCTGGTGGTGTATCCGTTACCAGACAACAAAAAGCAATCACAGCTAATGTCAAGAATTATCTTGCTCGTCAATCTCCAGCACTTCCTCGCGATCGCAGTCTTTTAGAACAAGCAGAGGGGTTATTACTGCGGATTTATCTTCATTGTCCCGAACAGCGTCAAGCGATTATGGACGAACTAGAGGCGCGAAATTTAGAATTTAGTCTTTCCCATCATCGCTTTTTGTGGCAAAACATTTTAGAATCAACGGTTGAGCAATTAGATTTAATCTCAAATTTGCAAAATATATATCTAGAATTAGTTGAGGACTTGGAATTAATTTCCCATTTGTTTCATCTGAGTGAGAAACATCAGAAAGACATACTACGCACACCTCACGTTGTCCAAGCTGCGATTGCTTGTATGGAAAGAGTGTTTAGAGAAAAGCGCTATCGCCATTTTTTGGAACTGTGGGAGCAAACCGATCCATACACAGAACCAGAGCGATGGCAATCATATTATCAGGCATTCTATACAGAAAAACTCCGGCTGCAAGAATTAGATCGTCAACGGCTATTTTCCATCAATGATTTACTCTGA